The following are from one region of the Anomaloglossus baeobatrachus isolate aAnoBae1 chromosome 1, aAnoBae1.hap1, whole genome shotgun sequence genome:
- the ELMOD2 gene encoding ELMO domain-containing protein 2, which translates to MLLYIWQYFYSNYFRFWLKWFLRRIDGKCELQRICDGSKDGARRTHRIEYSLEHSKSKMQRCSVNIVENEVDRYVADIVEEKKINVEKDKRIQINLRICLLQISGYKKLYSDVESVRKQPYDSDNPQHEQQLLELWDLLMPHEKLKSRITKQWGDIGFQGDDPKTDFRGMGILGLANLLYFSRNYIEESRVILSHSNHPKIGFSYAIVGINLTEMAYSLLKSGALKSHLYNMVPGFPEIKCFHRFFCYLLYEFDKFWFKEEPESIMHFNQYREKFHDQIKHLLSDPDVILTL; encoded by the exons ATGCTTCTCTATATCTGGCAATATTTCTACAGCAATTACTTTAGATTTTGGCTGAAATGGTTCCTAAGGCGAATAGATGGAAAATGTGAGCTACAGAGGATTTGTGACGGCTCCAAGGATGGTGCTCGAAGGACACATAGGATAG AGTATTCTTTGGAACACTCAAAAAGTAAG ATGCAGAGATGTTCTGTTAATATTGTTGAAAATGAAGTTGACAGATATGTGGCAGATATTGTAGAAGAAAAGAAAATCAATGTGGAAAAAGATAAAAG GATTCAGATAAACCTAAGGATATGCTTATTACAGATCTCTGGTTATAAGAAGCTCTATTCGGACGTGGAGAGTGTAAGGAAACAGCCATATGACTCTGACAATCCTCAGCATGAGCAGCAGCTGCTGGAA CTTTGGGACTTGTTAATGCCACACGAGAAGCTGAAGTCAAGGATCACTAAGCAGTGGGGCGATATTGGCTTTCAAGGTGATGATCCCAAGACAGATTTCCGTGGCATGGGCATTCTGGGACTGGCCAATTTACT GTATTTTAGTAGAAATTACATTGAGGAATCTCGTGTAATACTGTCTCATTCCAATCATCCCAAAATTGG GTTTTCCTATGCTATTGTTGGCATCAATCTGACAGAAATGGCATACAGTTTACTCAAGAGTGGTGCTCTGAAGTCTCACCTGTACAATATGGTTCCTGGGTTCCCTGAGATTAAATGCTTTCATCGTTTTTTTT GCTATCTTCTGTATGAATTCGACAAGTTCTGGTTTAAAGAAGAACCTGAGAGTATTATGCATTTCAACCAGTACAGAGAAAAGTTCCATGACCAGATCAAGC